Proteins from a genomic interval of Geodermatophilus obscurus DSM 43160:
- a CDS encoding MFS transporter: MTRTAAPASSRRGLLLVGTAIVLTGLNLRTAVNSVGPVLQELEHGLGISSGLTGLVTSLPVICFAVIGFAGPPLAARFRDGHVLAGALLAMAAGLVLRAAAGGFWLFVAGTVLAMVGGALGNVLLPSLVKRWFPARTGLLVGAYSTAMAAGGAVASVSAAPIARAAGDAGWRWALAVWAVPALLAALPWLAVPRRPGASRTAHTAVSLRSLARSPTAVALAAFFGFQAMQAYIIIGWTAQYLRDSGLDAATAGLLLGVNTVVVIPLNAVVPPLAVRPRLQRPLLLVFVACYVAGYVGLMAAPRTVPWLWMTLLAIGMSTFAMVLALIGLRARTPETTAALSTVVQGWGYVLAGAGPLLAGVLLGATGSYAGMFAVALTAVAALLATGWLATRERFVDDEVAARVPAVRAPDAASRPG, from the coding sequence GTGACCCGGACCGCCGCCCCCGCCTCCTCCCGCCGGGGACTGCTCCTCGTCGGGACGGCGATCGTGCTGACGGGGCTGAACCTGCGGACGGCGGTCAACAGCGTCGGCCCGGTGCTGCAGGAACTCGAGCACGGGCTGGGCATCTCCAGCGGCCTGACCGGGCTGGTGACCAGCCTGCCGGTCATCTGCTTCGCCGTCATCGGGTTCGCCGGGCCGCCGCTGGCCGCCCGCTTCCGCGACGGGCACGTGCTGGCCGGCGCACTGCTGGCGATGGCCGCCGGCCTGGTGCTGCGGGCCGCGGCCGGGGGGTTCTGGCTCTTCGTCGCCGGCACCGTGCTGGCCATGGTCGGCGGCGCCCTGGGCAACGTGCTCCTGCCGAGCCTGGTGAAGCGGTGGTTCCCGGCGCGCACCGGCCTGCTCGTGGGCGCCTACAGCACGGCCATGGCCGCCGGCGGGGCGGTCGCCTCGGTGTCCGCCGCGCCCATCGCGCGGGCCGCCGGGGACGCCGGCTGGCGCTGGGCGCTCGCGGTGTGGGCGGTGCCCGCGCTGCTCGCCGCACTGCCGTGGCTGGCGGTGCCACGGCGGCCCGGTGCCTCCCGGACGGCGCACACCGCGGTGTCGCTGCGCTCGCTGGCGCGCAGCCCCACGGCCGTGGCGCTGGCGGCCTTCTTCGGCTTCCAGGCGATGCAGGCCTACATCATCATCGGCTGGACGGCGCAGTACCTGCGGGACTCCGGGCTGGACGCCGCGACGGCCGGGCTGCTGCTCGGCGTCAACACGGTGGTCGTCATCCCGCTCAACGCCGTCGTCCCGCCGCTCGCTGTGCGCCCGCGGCTGCAGCGGCCGCTGCTGCTGGTCTTCGTCGCCTGCTACGTCGCCGGCTACGTGGGCCTCATGGCCGCGCCGCGGACCGTGCCCTGGCTGTGGATGACCCTGCTCGCCATCGGGATGAGCACCTTCGCGATGGTGCTCGCGCTCATCGGCCTGCGGGCCCGGACGCCGGAGACCACCGCGGCCCTGTCCACCGTCGTCCAGGGGTGGGGTTACGTGCTCGCCGGCGCCGGACCGCTGCTGGCCGGGGTCCTGCTGGGCGCGACCGGCAGCTACGCCGGCATGTTCGCCGTCGCGCTCACCGCCGTCGCCGCGCTGCTGGCCACCGGCTGGCTGGCCACCCGGGAGCGGTTCGTGGACGACGAGGTGGCCGCCCGGGTGCCGGCGGTCAGGGCGCCGGACGCCGCGTCTCGGCCCGGGTGA
- the dcd gene encoding dCTP deaminase, with product MLLSDRDITAAISEGRLGIEPYDKALVQPSSIDVRLDRFFRVFNNARYTHIDPAQQQDDLTTLVEPDGDEPFVLHPGEFVLGSTLEIVTIPDDVAARLEGKSSLGRLGLLTHSTAGFVDPGFSGHITLELSNVANLPITLWPGMKIGQLCLFRLTTPAEHPYGSAVYGSRYQDQRGPTPSRSFRNFTRAETRRPAP from the coding sequence ATGCTGCTGTCCGACCGCGACATCACGGCCGCGATCTCCGAGGGCCGCCTGGGCATCGAGCCCTATGACAAGGCGCTGGTGCAGCCCTCGAGCATCGACGTCCGGCTGGACCGCTTCTTCCGGGTCTTCAACAACGCGCGGTACACCCACATCGACCCCGCCCAGCAGCAGGACGACCTGACCACCCTGGTCGAGCCCGACGGCGACGAGCCGTTCGTGCTGCACCCGGGTGAGTTCGTGCTCGGCTCCACGCTGGAGATCGTGACCATCCCCGACGACGTGGCCGCCCGCCTGGAGGGGAAGAGCTCGCTCGGCCGGCTGGGCCTGCTCACCCACTCCACGGCCGGCTTCGTGGACCCGGGCTTCTCCGGGCACATCACCCTGGAGCTGTCCAACGTGGCCAACCTGCCGATCACGCTCTGGCCCGGCATGAAGATCGGCCAGCTCTGCCTGTTCCGGTTGACCACCCCGGCCGAGCACCCGTACGGCTCGGCCGTCTACGGCTCCCGCTACCAGGACCAGCGCGGCCCGACGCCGTCGCGGTCCTTCCGGAACTTCACCCGGGCCGAGACGCGGCGTCCGGCGCCCTGA
- a CDS encoding S8 family serine peptidase: MSQSRGAPLRRGVLAVVLVSASVAGYAGAAAYSALALAAVPVVSDFGPGDGLTRYVITADEGVAPADLVRAVALADGVVNAQPVGTDRALVATEGLAPHHVEALPGVADAEYSPAVPVAAGTVADPYWPQYGWNLENTGTNAYNQPARVDADDDVTTGWEAGTGEGVVVAVVDTGYDSDHPDLAGALWTNPAEPCGPTDRDGNGKAGDCHGWNFTTNSADVDNGAGGTHGASVAGAVGARAGNGLGTAGVAPGVTIMPLVIGSGGGVDVVLGAEAIRYAADHGADVVNASWGGAVGGWALDNLRSAVAYAESKGVVVVVAAGNDAMDRDAAPLYPASLTETNVVTVGSSTASDTRSDFSAWGAYSVDLFAPGTIVFTTWNDGGYRLINGTSIASPQVAGAVALYRQAMPDATPRQLRQALLEDVDPVAAFAGRSVTGGRLSLSRLPARAADTVSYTFTSMTAPAGVVTPRVAAAGPAAAGDYGVTLGLGMEHEGEVWAVSGAELTVGGTTLATDDTGTARFPLGRAAGPAELALSPSLELGDGRYVLTVQLDRDGTAVGRTYAAPLVVGTTAAPAPGGSGNTPGSGPSGSSGSGSSGSPGPGSGSSGSGSGDPGSGSSGTGGTDRSTSGGSGSNGSGTGGSGSGGSGSEGSDSEGSDSEGSGASGSGGSGSGGSGPAGSGSGGAGSGRSGNPDAPSGRTAPVVPDVPSGTRTPTSPDTPSGSGDSGGSGSPTPGGQNVYPSVGPFGITSLSPARVGTAGGTLVTITGAALPSGPRVRIGDSAAATVVRSSATQVVVRVPARAAGVYDVHVFAPDGRHSVLTAALTYTAPTGGTAPGGSTPGGSGGGSGTGGGAPGTGGGGGAGSGSAGAGGGSSSDVRTGPGGLRLVRSAVFAGLRTVWSTDCSVSCRGIRV; this comes from the coding sequence GTGTCCCAGTCCCGAGGAGCGCCGCTGCGTCGCGGCGTCCTGGCAGTCGTGCTCGTCTCCGCCTCGGTCGCCGGTTACGCCGGAGCCGCGGCGTACAGCGCACTCGCGCTCGCCGCCGTGCCGGTCGTCTCCGACTTCGGCCCTGGCGACGGGCTGACCCGCTACGTGATCACCGCTGACGAGGGCGTCGCGCCGGCCGACCTGGTCCGAGCGGTCGCCCTCGCCGACGGCGTCGTCAACGCCCAGCCGGTCGGGACCGACCGCGCCCTGGTGGCGACCGAGGGCCTGGCGCCACACCACGTGGAGGCGCTGCCCGGTGTCGCCGACGCCGAGTACTCGCCGGCGGTCCCCGTGGCTGCCGGGACGGTCGCCGACCCCTACTGGCCGCAGTACGGCTGGAACCTGGAGAACACCGGCACCAACGCCTACAACCAGCCGGCGCGGGTCGACGCGGACGACGACGTCACCACCGGCTGGGAGGCCGGCACGGGCGAGGGCGTGGTCGTCGCCGTCGTCGACACCGGCTACGACTCCGACCACCCCGACCTGGCCGGCGCGCTGTGGACCAATCCCGCCGAGCCGTGCGGCCCCACCGACCGGGACGGCAACGGCAAGGCCGGCGACTGCCACGGCTGGAACTTCACGACCAACAGCGCCGACGTCGACAACGGGGCGGGCGGCACCCACGGTGCGAGCGTCGCCGGTGCCGTCGGCGCCCGCGCCGGCAACGGCCTGGGCACCGCGGGCGTGGCGCCCGGCGTGACGATCATGCCGCTGGTCATCGGCAGCGGCGGTGGGGTGGACGTCGTCCTGGGCGCCGAGGCGATCCGGTACGCGGCCGACCACGGCGCCGACGTGGTCAACGCATCCTGGGGTGGGGCCGTAGGCGGGTGGGCGCTCGACAACCTGCGCTCGGCCGTCGCCTACGCCGAGTCCAAGGGCGTGGTCGTCGTGGTCGCGGCCGGCAACGACGCCATGGACCGGGACGCCGCCCCGCTCTACCCAGCCAGCCTGACCGAGACCAACGTCGTGACGGTCGGCTCCTCGACGGCGTCCGACACCCGCAGCGACTTCTCCGCATGGGGCGCCTACTCCGTCGACCTCTTCGCGCCGGGCACGATCGTCTTCACCACGTGGAACGACGGCGGCTACCGGCTGATCAACGGGACGTCGATCGCCTCCCCGCAGGTGGCCGGCGCGGTGGCGCTCTACCGGCAGGCGATGCCGGACGCGACGCCGCGGCAGCTGCGCCAGGCCCTGCTCGAGGACGTCGACCCGGTGGCCGCGTTCGCCGGGCGGTCGGTCACCGGTGGCCGGCTGTCGCTGAGCCGTCTGCCGGCCCGCGCCGCGGACACCGTCTCGTACACCTTCACCTCGATGACCGCGCCGGCCGGCGTCGTCACCCCGCGCGTGGCCGCGGCCGGCCCGGCCGCAGCAGGCGACTACGGCGTCACGCTGGGCCTGGGCATGGAGCACGAGGGCGAGGTCTGGGCCGTCTCCGGCGCCGAGCTCACCGTCGGCGGCACCACGCTGGCGACCGACGACACCGGGACGGCGCGTTTCCCGCTCGGCCGCGCGGCGGGCCCGGCCGAACTCGCCCTCTCCCCCTCCCTGGAGCTCGGCGACGGCCGCTACGTGCTCACCGTCCAGCTCGACCGCGACGGCACGGCCGTCGGGCGCACCTACGCCGCTCCGCTGGTCGTCGGGACGACGGCGGCTCCCGCGCCGGGCGGGAGCGGGAACACCCCGGGCAGCGGCCCGTCGGGCTCGTCCGGCTCCGGCTCGTCGGGTTCGCCCGGCCCCGGCTCGGGGAGCTCCGGGTCCGGCTCGGGCGACCCGGGCTCGGGGAGCTCCGGGACCGGCGGGACGGACCGGTCCACCTCCGGTGGCAGCGGCTCGAACGGCTCCGGGACCGGCGGCTCCGGCTCGGGCGGCAGCGGCTCCGAGGGCAGCGACTCCGAGGGCAGCGACTCCGAGGGCAGTGGGGCCAGTGGCTCCGGCGGCAGCGGGTCCGGGGGGTCGGGTCCGGCCGGCTCGGGGTCGGGCGGTGCCGGCAGCGGCCGCTCCGGCAACCCGGATGCGCCGTCCGGCCGCACGGCGCCCGTCGTGCCGGACGTGCCCTCGGGCACCCGGACGCCGACGTCCCCGGACACCCCCAGCGGGTCCGGCGACTCGGGCGGCTCCGGCAGCCCGACCCCGGGCGGCCAGAACGTCTACCCGTCGGTCGGTCCGTTCGGGATCACCTCGCTGAGCCCGGCCCGGGTCGGCACGGCGGGCGGCACCCTGGTGACCATCACCGGCGCGGCCCTGCCGTCGGGCCCGCGGGTCCGCATCGGGGACAGCGCGGCGGCGACCGTGGTCCGCTCGTCGGCGACCCAGGTCGTCGTTCGGGTGCCCGCCCGGGCCGCGGGCGTGTACGACGTGCACGTCTTCGCCCCCGACGGCCGGCACTCGGTGCTGACCGCGGCGCTGACCTACACCGCCCCCACCGGCGGCACGGCGCCCGGCGGCAGCACGCCGGGCGGCTCCGGCGGCGGTTCCGGCACGGGTGGCGGCGCGCCCGGCACAGGCGGCGGTGGCGGTGCCGGCAGCGGCTCCGCGGGCGCCGGCGGCGGCTCCTCGTCCGACGTGCGCACCGGCCCCGGCGGGCTGCGACTCGTCCGGAGCGCGGTCTTCGCCGGACTGCGGACGGTCTGGTCGACCGACTGCTCGGTGTCCTGCCGCGGGATCCGCGTCTGA